A single window of Dermochelys coriacea isolate rDerCor1 chromosome 2, rDerCor1.pri.v4, whole genome shotgun sequence DNA harbors:
- the LOC119851648 gene encoding gastrula zinc finger protein XlCGF57.1-like isoform X2 — protein MPSGGSAQAPVTFEDVAVYFSPEEWKELVEWQKELYWDVMKENYELVTSLDDEIVNESMEEKNQEEDAENLLPVKTFSVKLKEKVSQSSVKVKNCLSQSKLQTTQRNSLGNTQGISTNSTAQQKAQVTERPDALQEFKRSCVEKTDLLIRQRNHKRERPFPCSECGKCFSQKGDLKIHLRIHTGERPYACTECGKSFTQRGYLKIHLRLHTGEKPFPCTECGKRFPSKGDLKMHQRKHTGERPFLCSECGKSFTRKVDLKVHQRKHTGERPFACTECGKSFTSKGYLKIHLGQHKGKRPFTCLECGKSFISKGSLKAHQRIHTGETPFTCTECAKSFTTKGYLKIHQRLHTGETPYPCAECGKRFTTKGYLKIHQKIHTDGTPFICSDCGKSFATMRYLKMHQRSHTGETTFTCAECGESFAQKGYLRIHQRMHTGEGLFTCSDCGKSFTAKYLRIHQRMHTGERPFTCTECGKSFTAEGSLKIHLKIHSRVLLSICTDCGKSFSSMRYLKVHQKTHSQEPVILPSESGDGFPQKTLATVPQKAHREMISFTCKDCGKSFCQKSNLITHQKAHAQERQVLTHRPSAGPAAAPLTSVKLHPVNLAQEVLRAGKDHLDPNPYPLVMDLKPSFQFALQTCPLSPGVNLGVS, from the exons ATGCCCAGCGGGGGCTCGGCTCAG GCTCCGGTGACATTTGAGGATGTTGCAGTCTATTTCTCGCCGGAGGAGTGGAAGGAGTTAGTGGAATGGCAGAAAGAGCTGTACTGGGACGTGATGAAGGAGAATTATGAGCTTGTCACCTCGCTAG ATGATGAGATTGTGAATGAAAGTATGGAGGAGAAGAATCAGGAGGAAGATGCTGAAAACCTGCTTCCAGTCAAGACCTTTTCAGTGAAGCTTAAAGAGAAAGTTTCCCAAAGTTCAGTGAAGGTGAAAAACTGCCTGAGTCAGAGCAAACTCCAGACAACGCAGAGAAACTCGTTAGGAAACACGCAAGGGATATCCACAAACAGCACGGCTCAGCAGAAAGCCCAGGTGACGGAGAGACCAGACGCCCTTCAGGAATTCAAGCGAAGCTGTGTGGAGAAGACAGATCTCCTAATACGACAGAGGAACCACAAGAGGGAGAGGCCATTTccctgcagtgagtgtgggaaatgCTTCTCTCAGAAAGGGGACCTGAAGATCCACctgagaatccacacaggggagcggCCGTACGCATGCAccgagtgcgggaaaagcttcacccAGAGGGGATACCTGAAGATCCACCTGAGACTCCACACAGGGGAGAAGCCCTTTCCATGCACCGAATGTGGAAAAAGGTTCCCATCGAAGGGGGATCTCAAAATGCACCAGAGAAAGCACACTGGGGAGAGGCCCTTTCTGTGCAGTGAATGTGGGAAGAGCTTCACTCGCAAGGTGGACCTCAAAGTCCACCAGAGGAAACACACGGGAGAGAGGCCCTTCGCTTGCACCGAGTGCGGGAAGAGTTTTACTTCCAAGGGCTATCTCAAGATACACCTGGGACAGCACAAGGGGAAGAGGCCGTTCACATGTCtggagtgcgggaaaagcttcatttCCAAGGGCTCCCTCAAGGcgcaccagagaatccacacaggcgaGACGCCCTTCACATGCACTGAGTGTGCGAAGAGCTTCACCACCAAGGGCTATCTCAAGATACACCAGAGGCTGCACACGGGGGAGACCCCATATCCCTGTGCCGAGTGTGGGAAGCGCTTCACCACCAAGGGCTATCTGAAGATACACCAGAAAATCCACACGGACGGGACCCCCTTCATCTGCAGTGATTGTGGGAAGAGCTTTGCCACCATGCGATATCTCAAGATGCACCAGAGAAGCCACACGGGGGAGACCACATTCACCTGCGCGGAGTGTGGGGAGAGCTTCGCCCAGAAGGGTTATCTCCGCATCCACCAGCGGATGCACACAGGGGAGGGCCTGTTCACCTGctctgactgtgggaaaagcttcactgccAAGTACCTGCGGATCCACCAGCGAATGCACACGGGGGAGAGGCCCTTCACTTGCAcggaatgtgggaaaagcttcaccgCGGAGGGGTCTCTGAAAATCCACCTGAAGATCCACAGCAGGGTGCTGCTGAGTATATGCACCGACTGCGGGAAAAGCTTCTCCTCCATGCGCTATCTGAAGGTGCACCAGAAAACCCATTCCCAAGAGCCAGTGATACTACCCAGCGAAAGTGGGGACGGTTTCCCGCAGAAGACGCTTGCCACTGTCCCTCAGAAAGCCCACCGAGAGATGATCTCATTTACCTGCaaggactgtgggaaaagcttttgCCAGAAGTCTAATTTAATAACGCACCAGAAAGCCCACGCGCAGGAGAGACAGGTTCTAACACACAGGCCCAGCGCCGGCCCTGCTGCCgcaccactgacatcagtgaagtTGCACCCAGTGAATTTGGCTCAGGAAGTTTTAAGAGCAGGGAAAGATCATCTCGACCCAAATCCCTATCCCCTGGTCATGGATTTAAAGCCCAGCTTCCAGTTTGCTCTGCAGACCTGTCCACTTTCCCCAGGAGTAAATCTAGGTGTCTCTTGA
- the LOC119851648 gene encoding gastrula zinc finger protein XlCGF57.1-like isoform X1 produces the protein MPSGGSAQAPVTFEDVAVYFSPEEWKELVEWQKELYWDVMKENYELVTSLVDDEIVNESMEEKNQEEDAENLLPVKTFSVKLKEKVSQSSVKVKNCLSQSKLQTTQRNSLGNTQGISTNSTAQQKAQVTERPDALQEFKRSCVEKTDLLIRQRNHKRERPFPCSECGKCFSQKGDLKIHLRIHTGERPYACTECGKSFTQRGYLKIHLRLHTGEKPFPCTECGKRFPSKGDLKMHQRKHTGERPFLCSECGKSFTRKVDLKVHQRKHTGERPFACTECGKSFTSKGYLKIHLGQHKGKRPFTCLECGKSFISKGSLKAHQRIHTGETPFTCTECAKSFTTKGYLKIHQRLHTGETPYPCAECGKRFTTKGYLKIHQKIHTDGTPFICSDCGKSFATMRYLKMHQRSHTGETTFTCAECGESFAQKGYLRIHQRMHTGEGLFTCSDCGKSFTAKYLRIHQRMHTGERPFTCTECGKSFTAEGSLKIHLKIHSRVLLSICTDCGKSFSSMRYLKVHQKTHSQEPVILPSESGDGFPQKTLATVPQKAHREMISFTCKDCGKSFCQKSNLITHQKAHAQERQVLTHRPSAGPAAAPLTSVKLHPVNLAQEVLRAGKDHLDPNPYPLVMDLKPSFQFALQTCPLSPGVNLGVS, from the exons ATGCCCAGCGGGGGCTCGGCTCAG GCTCCGGTGACATTTGAGGATGTTGCAGTCTATTTCTCGCCGGAGGAGTGGAAGGAGTTAGTGGAATGGCAGAAAGAGCTGTACTGGGACGTGATGAAGGAGAATTATGAGCTTGTCACCTCGCTAG TAGATGATGAGATTGTGAATGAAAGTATGGAGGAGAAGAATCAGGAGGAAGATGCTGAAAACCTGCTTCCAGTCAAGACCTTTTCAGTGAAGCTTAAAGAGAAAGTTTCCCAAAGTTCAGTGAAGGTGAAAAACTGCCTGAGTCAGAGCAAACTCCAGACAACGCAGAGAAACTCGTTAGGAAACACGCAAGGGATATCCACAAACAGCACGGCTCAGCAGAAAGCCCAGGTGACGGAGAGACCAGACGCCCTTCAGGAATTCAAGCGAAGCTGTGTGGAGAAGACAGATCTCCTAATACGACAGAGGAACCACAAGAGGGAGAGGCCATTTccctgcagtgagtgtgggaaatgCTTCTCTCAGAAAGGGGACCTGAAGATCCACctgagaatccacacaggggagcggCCGTACGCATGCAccgagtgcgggaaaagcttcacccAGAGGGGATACCTGAAGATCCACCTGAGACTCCACACAGGGGAGAAGCCCTTTCCATGCACCGAATGTGGAAAAAGGTTCCCATCGAAGGGGGATCTCAAAATGCACCAGAGAAAGCACACTGGGGAGAGGCCCTTTCTGTGCAGTGAATGTGGGAAGAGCTTCACTCGCAAGGTGGACCTCAAAGTCCACCAGAGGAAACACACGGGAGAGAGGCCCTTCGCTTGCACCGAGTGCGGGAAGAGTTTTACTTCCAAGGGCTATCTCAAGATACACCTGGGACAGCACAAGGGGAAGAGGCCGTTCACATGTCtggagtgcgggaaaagcttcatttCCAAGGGCTCCCTCAAGGcgcaccagagaatccacacaggcgaGACGCCCTTCACATGCACTGAGTGTGCGAAGAGCTTCACCACCAAGGGCTATCTCAAGATACACCAGAGGCTGCACACGGGGGAGACCCCATATCCCTGTGCCGAGTGTGGGAAGCGCTTCACCACCAAGGGCTATCTGAAGATACACCAGAAAATCCACACGGACGGGACCCCCTTCATCTGCAGTGATTGTGGGAAGAGCTTTGCCACCATGCGATATCTCAAGATGCACCAGAGAAGCCACACGGGGGAGACCACATTCACCTGCGCGGAGTGTGGGGAGAGCTTCGCCCAGAAGGGTTATCTCCGCATCCACCAGCGGATGCACACAGGGGAGGGCCTGTTCACCTGctctgactgtgggaaaagcttcactgccAAGTACCTGCGGATCCACCAGCGAATGCACACGGGGGAGAGGCCCTTCACTTGCAcggaatgtgggaaaagcttcaccgCGGAGGGGTCTCTGAAAATCCACCTGAAGATCCACAGCAGGGTGCTGCTGAGTATATGCACCGACTGCGGGAAAAGCTTCTCCTCCATGCGCTATCTGAAGGTGCACCAGAAAACCCATTCCCAAGAGCCAGTGATACTACCCAGCGAAAGTGGGGACGGTTTCCCGCAGAAGACGCTTGCCACTGTCCCTCAGAAAGCCCACCGAGAGATGATCTCATTTACCTGCaaggactgtgggaaaagcttttgCCAGAAGTCTAATTTAATAACGCACCAGAAAGCCCACGCGCAGGAGAGACAGGTTCTAACACACAGGCCCAGCGCCGGCCCTGCTGCCgcaccactgacatcagtgaagtTGCACCCAGTGAATTTGGCTCAGGAAGTTTTAAGAGCAGGGAAAGATCATCTCGACCCAAATCCCTATCCCCTGGTCATGGATTTAAAGCCCAGCTTCCAGTTTGCTCTGCAGACCTGTCCACTTTCCCCAGGAGTAAATCTAGGTGTCTCTTGA
- the LOC119851648 gene encoding gastrula zinc finger protein XlCGF57.1-like isoform X4 encodes MKLKDDEIVNESMEEKNQEEDAENLLPVKTFSVKLKEKVSQSSVKVKNCLSQSKLQTTQRNSLGNTQGISTNSTAQQKAQVTERPDALQEFKRSCVEKTDLLIRQRNHKRERPFPCSECGKCFSQKGDLKIHLRIHTGERPYACTECGKSFTQRGYLKIHLRLHTGEKPFPCTECGKRFPSKGDLKMHQRKHTGERPFLCSECGKSFTRKVDLKVHQRKHTGERPFACTECGKSFTSKGYLKIHLGQHKGKRPFTCLECGKSFISKGSLKAHQRIHTGETPFTCTECAKSFTTKGYLKIHQRLHTGETPYPCAECGKRFTTKGYLKIHQKIHTDGTPFICSDCGKSFATMRYLKMHQRSHTGETTFTCAECGESFAQKGYLRIHQRMHTGEGLFTCSDCGKSFTAKYLRIHQRMHTGERPFTCTECGKSFTAEGSLKIHLKIHSRVLLSICTDCGKSFSSMRYLKVHQKTHSQEPVILPSESGDGFPQKTLATVPQKAHREMISFTCKDCGKSFCQKSNLITHQKAHAQERQVLTHRPSAGPAAAPLTSVKLHPVNLAQEVLRAGKDHLDPNPYPLVMDLKPSFQFALQTCPLSPGVNLGVS; translated from the exons ATGAAATTGAAAG ATGATGAGATTGTGAATGAAAGTATGGAGGAGAAGAATCAGGAGGAAGATGCTGAAAACCTGCTTCCAGTCAAGACCTTTTCAGTGAAGCTTAAAGAGAAAGTTTCCCAAAGTTCAGTGAAGGTGAAAAACTGCCTGAGTCAGAGCAAACTCCAGACAACGCAGAGAAACTCGTTAGGAAACACGCAAGGGATATCCACAAACAGCACGGCTCAGCAGAAAGCCCAGGTGACGGAGAGACCAGACGCCCTTCAGGAATTCAAGCGAAGCTGTGTGGAGAAGACAGATCTCCTAATACGACAGAGGAACCACAAGAGGGAGAGGCCATTTccctgcagtgagtgtgggaaatgCTTCTCTCAGAAAGGGGACCTGAAGATCCACctgagaatccacacaggggagcggCCGTACGCATGCAccgagtgcgggaaaagcttcacccAGAGGGGATACCTGAAGATCCACCTGAGACTCCACACAGGGGAGAAGCCCTTTCCATGCACCGAATGTGGAAAAAGGTTCCCATCGAAGGGGGATCTCAAAATGCACCAGAGAAAGCACACTGGGGAGAGGCCCTTTCTGTGCAGTGAATGTGGGAAGAGCTTCACTCGCAAGGTGGACCTCAAAGTCCACCAGAGGAAACACACGGGAGAGAGGCCCTTCGCTTGCACCGAGTGCGGGAAGAGTTTTACTTCCAAGGGCTATCTCAAGATACACCTGGGACAGCACAAGGGGAAGAGGCCGTTCACATGTCtggagtgcgggaaaagcttcatttCCAAGGGCTCCCTCAAGGcgcaccagagaatccacacaggcgaGACGCCCTTCACATGCACTGAGTGTGCGAAGAGCTTCACCACCAAGGGCTATCTCAAGATACACCAGAGGCTGCACACGGGGGAGACCCCATATCCCTGTGCCGAGTGTGGGAAGCGCTTCACCACCAAGGGCTATCTGAAGATACACCAGAAAATCCACACGGACGGGACCCCCTTCATCTGCAGTGATTGTGGGAAGAGCTTTGCCACCATGCGATATCTCAAGATGCACCAGAGAAGCCACACGGGGGAGACCACATTCACCTGCGCGGAGTGTGGGGAGAGCTTCGCCCAGAAGGGTTATCTCCGCATCCACCAGCGGATGCACACAGGGGAGGGCCTGTTCACCTGctctgactgtgggaaaagcttcactgccAAGTACCTGCGGATCCACCAGCGAATGCACACGGGGGAGAGGCCCTTCACTTGCAcggaatgtgggaaaagcttcaccgCGGAGGGGTCTCTGAAAATCCACCTGAAGATCCACAGCAGGGTGCTGCTGAGTATATGCACCGACTGCGGGAAAAGCTTCTCCTCCATGCGCTATCTGAAGGTGCACCAGAAAACCCATTCCCAAGAGCCAGTGATACTACCCAGCGAAAGTGGGGACGGTTTCCCGCAGAAGACGCTTGCCACTGTCCCTCAGAAAGCCCACCGAGAGATGATCTCATTTACCTGCaaggactgtgggaaaagcttttgCCAGAAGTCTAATTTAATAACGCACCAGAAAGCCCACGCGCAGGAGAGACAGGTTCTAACACACAGGCCCAGCGCCGGCCCTGCTGCCgcaccactgacatcagtgaagtTGCACCCAGTGAATTTGGCTCAGGAAGTTTTAAGAGCAGGGAAAGATCATCTCGACCCAAATCCCTATCCCCTGGTCATGGATTTAAAGCCCAGCTTCCAGTTTGCTCTGCAGACCTGTCCACTTTCCCCAGGAGTAAATCTAGGTGTCTCTTGA
- the LOC119851648 gene encoding gastrula zinc finger protein XlCGF57.1-like isoform X3 has protein sequence MKLKVDDEIVNESMEEKNQEEDAENLLPVKTFSVKLKEKVSQSSVKVKNCLSQSKLQTTQRNSLGNTQGISTNSTAQQKAQVTERPDALQEFKRSCVEKTDLLIRQRNHKRERPFPCSECGKCFSQKGDLKIHLRIHTGERPYACTECGKSFTQRGYLKIHLRLHTGEKPFPCTECGKRFPSKGDLKMHQRKHTGERPFLCSECGKSFTRKVDLKVHQRKHTGERPFACTECGKSFTSKGYLKIHLGQHKGKRPFTCLECGKSFISKGSLKAHQRIHTGETPFTCTECAKSFTTKGYLKIHQRLHTGETPYPCAECGKRFTTKGYLKIHQKIHTDGTPFICSDCGKSFATMRYLKMHQRSHTGETTFTCAECGESFAQKGYLRIHQRMHTGEGLFTCSDCGKSFTAKYLRIHQRMHTGERPFTCTECGKSFTAEGSLKIHLKIHSRVLLSICTDCGKSFSSMRYLKVHQKTHSQEPVILPSESGDGFPQKTLATVPQKAHREMISFTCKDCGKSFCQKSNLITHQKAHAQERQVLTHRPSAGPAAAPLTSVKLHPVNLAQEVLRAGKDHLDPNPYPLVMDLKPSFQFALQTCPLSPGVNLGVS, from the exons ATGAAATTGAAAG TAGATGATGAGATTGTGAATGAAAGTATGGAGGAGAAGAATCAGGAGGAAGATGCTGAAAACCTGCTTCCAGTCAAGACCTTTTCAGTGAAGCTTAAAGAGAAAGTTTCCCAAAGTTCAGTGAAGGTGAAAAACTGCCTGAGTCAGAGCAAACTCCAGACAACGCAGAGAAACTCGTTAGGAAACACGCAAGGGATATCCACAAACAGCACGGCTCAGCAGAAAGCCCAGGTGACGGAGAGACCAGACGCCCTTCAGGAATTCAAGCGAAGCTGTGTGGAGAAGACAGATCTCCTAATACGACAGAGGAACCACAAGAGGGAGAGGCCATTTccctgcagtgagtgtgggaaatgCTTCTCTCAGAAAGGGGACCTGAAGATCCACctgagaatccacacaggggagcggCCGTACGCATGCAccgagtgcgggaaaagcttcacccAGAGGGGATACCTGAAGATCCACCTGAGACTCCACACAGGGGAGAAGCCCTTTCCATGCACCGAATGTGGAAAAAGGTTCCCATCGAAGGGGGATCTCAAAATGCACCAGAGAAAGCACACTGGGGAGAGGCCCTTTCTGTGCAGTGAATGTGGGAAGAGCTTCACTCGCAAGGTGGACCTCAAAGTCCACCAGAGGAAACACACGGGAGAGAGGCCCTTCGCTTGCACCGAGTGCGGGAAGAGTTTTACTTCCAAGGGCTATCTCAAGATACACCTGGGACAGCACAAGGGGAAGAGGCCGTTCACATGTCtggagtgcgggaaaagcttcatttCCAAGGGCTCCCTCAAGGcgcaccagagaatccacacaggcgaGACGCCCTTCACATGCACTGAGTGTGCGAAGAGCTTCACCACCAAGGGCTATCTCAAGATACACCAGAGGCTGCACACGGGGGAGACCCCATATCCCTGTGCCGAGTGTGGGAAGCGCTTCACCACCAAGGGCTATCTGAAGATACACCAGAAAATCCACACGGACGGGACCCCCTTCATCTGCAGTGATTGTGGGAAGAGCTTTGCCACCATGCGATATCTCAAGATGCACCAGAGAAGCCACACGGGGGAGACCACATTCACCTGCGCGGAGTGTGGGGAGAGCTTCGCCCAGAAGGGTTATCTCCGCATCCACCAGCGGATGCACACAGGGGAGGGCCTGTTCACCTGctctgactgtgggaaaagcttcactgccAAGTACCTGCGGATCCACCAGCGAATGCACACGGGGGAGAGGCCCTTCACTTGCAcggaatgtgggaaaagcttcaccgCGGAGGGGTCTCTGAAAATCCACCTGAAGATCCACAGCAGGGTGCTGCTGAGTATATGCACCGACTGCGGGAAAAGCTTCTCCTCCATGCGCTATCTGAAGGTGCACCAGAAAACCCATTCCCAAGAGCCAGTGATACTACCCAGCGAAAGTGGGGACGGTTTCCCGCAGAAGACGCTTGCCACTGTCCCTCAGAAAGCCCACCGAGAGATGATCTCATTTACCTGCaaggactgtgggaaaagcttttgCCAGAAGTCTAATTTAATAACGCACCAGAAAGCCCACGCGCAGGAGAGACAGGTTCTAACACACAGGCCCAGCGCCGGCCCTGCTGCCgcaccactgacatcagtgaagtTGCACCCAGTGAATTTGGCTCAGGAAGTTTTAAGAGCAGGGAAAGATCATCTCGACCCAAATCCCTATCCCCTGGTCATGGATTTAAAGCCCAGCTTCCAGTTTGCTCTGCAGACCTGTCCACTTTCCCCAGGAGTAAATCTAGGTGTCTCTTGA